TGGATGAAGAAGAGCAAGTGATCGAATATGCCGTGTTATTACCGAACAAACAGACGTTAAATTATCAGCGTGTAATCAAAGCGATTTGCCATCAGGACTTCCCACCGCTACAACCAAGATTTCATCAAGCATATACATACTATCCGGAAGTCTTTTTCGTGAACGTAAATCGCAATATCGTCATGAATATCTATGATGATCGCGGTTGTTTCCTTCTGTTCGGTGATTCAGCAACGTATGACGTGTTTAAGAAGAAATATCGTCATGATATCAGTTAATCAGCAACCGTCTTTTCATTGGTTCGCGAAACGCTCAAGCTAGTGCCAAGAAACCAATCACTGAAAAAATAAAAAGAACCAATAAAGAAGTGAGCAATGTTAATGCGAGGATTTTCCCCGTATTTTTTAGACTTATGATGGCGCACACTAGCGCAAGCACTAGTCCAGCTATCATATAGTTCGTACCCCAAAAACCATTGAACGGTAAGAGCTTAACAGTAAGGAAAGTAAAAACCACAATACCGATTGAGATCCATCCCAGGTGCTTTCGCATGCACGAGTCTCCTTTAATAAGCAGAATATATAGCCATAATTTGGCTTGTTTTAATCATATCATTACAAATGTTGGGATATAAAGAATTTTCAATTGACGCTTGAATATAGGGCGCATTAAATTCTTATCATGCAAAGGTTTAAAGAAATAATCCTTAATTTCAAATCAACTGATGCATTACATGATTTGTTAATTGAAGTGGTGTCAATGTTTTACAGAACTATACGTTATGTTAAGATAGGTGAATCGAACGATAAAGACAGTAGGAACCTCAGTTCATAGAGGCTTTTACTGTCTTTTACTATTTCGAAAGGGGTAGGCATCTATGAAAAAGCAAGTATTGCAAAAAAAGAAGGCAATTCTGTTGATGAGTCTTCATTTTGGATTCATCTATTTATTGATGAATCCAGTGAACCTCGGGAGTGTTGAAGAAAATCTGTTCATGACGATCTTCGTTTTGATCGAGGTCTATGTCGTGACGGTCTTTTATACGAGTTTAATCTTTATAGGGATCGGGACACCGCTATCATTAGGGATTGAATATATCGTGAGTCAGCAAAAACATAAGCGTAGATGGTCAATCGTCCTCCATCTGCTGTTAGGAGGAGTTCTGACGTTAGTAATTCTTCTTCTATTTGGCATCTTGCCGCCGTTCTCGGCGTGGATGGACACCGAGATTCTATTGAAAGTTGTCTTCTTATTGTTTTATCCAGTGGGTTCTCTATTGGTATTTGAACGATTGATTGATCGTCGGAAGTCAACTCGTCACGAGACATACCAACAAGCAGAAAACGATTGAAGAGCTATCAATCAACAAACAATCCCTCACTCTATGTAGAATGAGGGATTGTTTCGTTTCATCATTAGACCGTCAACTCGATCACATTACCTTCCGGATCGGCGACCGTACTTTCATAATACCCGTCACCCGTCGTCCGGGGACCGTCAAGATGTTGTATACCTGCGTTACGTAATCGAGTCGTCCAGTCATCGACCGCTTGTTTGCTTCCGAGCGAAAAGGCGAAGTGAGCATACCCGAGCGCATGCGTCGTCCGTTCCGTGATGTCCGTCCGTTGCATCAACTCCAGTCGCGCTCCGCTCGAGAACGTCAGAAAATACGACGTGAATCCTTTCGCTGGATTATGATAACGCTCGCCTGCCGTAGCATCAAAATGTGTTTCGTAGAACTGACGCATTGCATCAAGGTTTGCCACCCAGAGGGCGATATGTTCAATCTTCATGTTCATTCATCCTTTCTTCAAGACGCTTTTGCCAACCGTTGTCTGAATAACATTCGGTTCAAGCCTTCCGTAGCGACCAGCATCAAGAAAATCAGACTGATCGTGAACCAATGGAACAATGATAAGGAGTAGGAAGTCGCAAGCCACCCAAATAGGGGTGGCATAAAGGTACTACCGGTATAGGCGAATGCCATTTGCACGCCCATCAGCCGTTGCGCCGCAGCCTCCCCAAAGCGAACCGGTGTCTCGTGAAGCATTGCCGGATAAATCGGTGCGAGACCAAGCCCAACAAGCACGAAACCAAGCGGTATCCAGGCAGCGGGTGCGAGGATAAAACAGACAGCTCCAACGAGTGCCGTCCATTGACCGACACGAATCAAACGACGATTCGACCAGCGCAGCGATAGAAAACCACTGATGAAACGTCCCGCGGTGATACTTCCGTAGTAAACGGAAATCCACGTCGCTGCTGACGTCACGGAAAAGGAACGGACTTGGACGAGATAACTACTGCCCCACAGCCCGACGACTGCCTCGGCTCCACAATAAAAACAAAACGCTGCGAGGGCGGCGGTCAATCCGCGTGGTTTTCCGGTCGATGTACTCACGGTCTGAACCTGTTCGGACACGTGTTTGGGAGCCCGTTTCCAAAGCGGTAAACTGACGATCAAGACAATCATCAAGACGAGTTGCAATGCACCGACGACGAGGTAACCCATGCGCCAACCGGAATCAAGTAATACGCCAGCCATGATGAGCGGACCAGCCGTAGCGCCGATGCCCCAGAAGCAATGGAGCCAGTTCATGTGATGGGCTTGATAATGAGTAGCGACGAAATGATTCAGTGCGGCGTCAACGACACCAGCACCGAGTCCGAGCGGGATCGCAAGGACGAAGAGCCAAATCAAGGATGGCGCTACGAAAAAACCCATCAATGCCAGTGCCGTCAGACCAGCAGAAGCAGCCGTGATCGGACCTGTCGAATAACGTTCGATCAAGCGACCGCTAAACAGACTCGAGACGATCGTTCCGGCAGCGATCGTCATGAAGAGCCATCCCGCCATGTCGAGCGGGGCGTCGAGATCGAGTCGCATCACGGGCCACGCCGTACCGAGTAACGCATCCGGAAGACCAAGACTGATGAAAGCAAGATAAATCAAAGGTAATAGTAAACGGGTCATCGGGTGAGTCCTCCTAACGGAATCTGTTCAATGAATGACTGGATGCTGAGTTGCATCAGACCATCTAAATAATCGGTTTCCCAGTCGCCTTTTCGCAACTGAGGTAATTTATCTAGCGGAAAACGCTTGGCGCATCGATCCGTCAACCGTGCTAATCCGTCATCCGAGACATCTGACGCTGTAAACAAGATGACATTCGGATTCAAGGTGACGCTAAACGAGAGAATGATTCGACATAACGCCTCATACCAATCATCCGAGTATGGTGAACTCGCAGCTAGGATTTGACCGACATTTCGCTTGTCGTCAAACGGGATGAACGAGATTTCTCCAGCGAAGTGGTGCGCTCCGCGAACGACTTGACCGGAAACAGCGACGCCGGATCCCGGTCCGTTCGTTCCGAGATACATATAGACCGTCGATTCGTTTTCTTGAGCAGAAGCGATGACAGCCGCATTCATATCATTTTCGACGATGACGGGTCGCCCGAACCGTTCAGCCAGTTCTTGTTGTAAGGGGCGACCGTCTAGCGTCGGATAATCCGGTGCGAATAAGATCGTTCCGGTTGTATCAACGGCACCGGCGACACCAATCGCAAGCGTTTGGATATGTGGATGATCGTTGAGTGATGTTGTCAATGTTTTCAATAAAACAGATGCATGATCCGACGAATCGAAGTTCAGGCGATCCGTTTTGATCACATGTCCACCGACATCGTGAATACGATACTGCAGATACGTGCGTTCGAGGTATAGAGCGAGTCCGAGGAAGTGATCCGTGCGATAGCGATACCGTTTTGCCGGACGACCACCGCGAACCAATTCAAGTGGAGTTTCTTCAATTTCCCGAGCAGCGATCATCTGATCGATCTGTTTGCTCGCAGTCGGAAAACTGACGTCCAAGACGTGGCGAATCGCAGGAATCGTATCCAGATGCTCGACTAAAAAAGCGTGACGTGTACGTGAAATGAGTTCAGTCAAATAAGGACCTCCAATCTAGATCACTTATTAAAAATTTTTAATAAGTTTTGATTTGAGTATAACAGGTCGGAAGAAAAAGACAAGTTTGAAAAAGAGGTGTAGGATAAAAATATTTAAAGAGATAACGTTTCATTCCGTCGTTGTCTGGATATACTAAAAGAAGAGAAAAAATTTTAGTCATATATCTTTAATTCATACTATTCAGATTTGTAATATCTTGGATAGCCTGTAACGGGAGGTAGATGGCGAGAGGAGCTTGTAATCATGACCACCCAACTATCAACCGAACTAGGATCCCAAGATATTTTAGCCTCTTTACGAGATAACGTCGCGATGATTCGATTCGATCGGCAACGTCGTGTCGTCGATGTCAATGGCTTATTTGCAAAGACGATGAAATACAAACGAGAAGAGATGATCGGGATGCAACATCATCTCTTCTGCACGACAGAGTTCGCAATGAGTGACAGTTACCAAGCATTTTGGCAGAAGCTGTTCAGTGGCTTCAGTACGGCAGATAAAATTGAACGCATCGATGCGCATGGTCAATCGATTTGGCTAGAAGCAACCTATATGCCGATTTACGATGGAACGGAAGTGACAGGTGTCTTGAAGATCGCCTCCGATATCACCAATCGTCAGCAGACAATTCAAAAGTTCGCGACTTCGTTTGATGCGATCGCTAGTGATTTGAACACGCGGTCGACGCATGGCGAGCGGGAAAGCATAGCGTTACGGAAAACAATCGAGCAGATGGCTGAGACGACCCGTGATAACCATCAGAAGATTGAACGCCTTCAGCGCCAAGCGCAGGACATCACTCAAGTAACTGAGACGATCAAAACCATTGCCTCACAGACGAATCTCCTATCACTTAATGCCTCGATCGAGGCAGCGCGAGCGGGTGAACACGGGAAAGGGTTCAATGTCGTCGCGACGGAAGTCCGAAATCTCTCGAAGCTCGTCGAACAAGCTGTCGTCGATGTCCGACAGACGACGCAGCGAATGAATGATGAACTGCAGCGGATTGCTCGTGCAATGACGCAAGCAACGACTGATGCACAAGCAAGCGTCACGGTCGTCGCGGAAACGGTCGATCGCTTCCATGACGTTCAGAGTGCCGCATCGACGTTAACGGAGACAGCGCGAGACTTTACAAAAGCAATTTAAGTGAGAGACGGCATTCCGATAATCGGAGTGCCGTTTTGTATAAAAAAATACCCCTACACTTTGGAATAATATGTTAATATACTACAAAACGAAAAAGGAGCGAACATCTAATGAATATCCGCACTGCCCGTCCTGACGATTTTCAGGCATTGATTCCATTGTTTCAACAAATCCACGATCAACACGTTGCCTTACGACCCGATCATTACCGTCCGCACGAGATGCCGGTTCCGGAAGACTTATTTCTGACGCAACTCGAGAATCCGGATTATGCATTACTCGTTGCGGAACAAGACGGGCTTGCCGGTGTGATCGTCCTCAAGGAAGATATCGTCGAAGGAAGTGGGTTCGTCTTCGATAAGCATTACTTACGCGTCATCAGTCTCGTCGTTGCGGATACACATCAAAAACAAGGCGTCGGCAAACGGTTGATGCAAGCCGCTTACGCGCACGCGGAAACGATTGGCTGTGACAAAATCGAACTCGGCGTCGATGACGCCAATCAGGAAGCGATTGCCTTTTACGAGGCACTCGGAATGGCTGTCCGCTCGAGACGAATGGAATGGAACGTAACACCAAGCAGGGAAACGACGACGTGACGTCAAACAACAGATATTAGAAAGGGGAGAGGTCATGTTCAGGTTACAAGTATCCGATCACGTAGCGCTTCAATTGATCGAACGGCACCATGCGGAAGGATTATTCGCACTCGTCGATGCCAATCGCGCACATCTCCGCGAATGGCTCGGTTGGGTCGATGGTGCAACAGAGGCAAGTACATATCAGGAGATCGTCATTCCAGCATGGCTGCAACAGTTCGCCGATGGCAACGGCTTTACGTGTGGCATTTATCTTGAGGACGAGCTCGTTGGAACGATCAGTTTGCATGAAATTAATCGGCATCTCGGACAAACGTCGATTGGCTATTATCTAGGAGAAAAGGGACTTCGAAAAGGCGTCATGACGGACGTCGTCCGGTTCGTCACGAACTATTGTTTCGAAACGCTCGGTTTAAACCGTGTCGTCATCGAGTGTGCGACCGGAAACGTCCGGAGTAGACGAATCCCAGAACGACTCGGCTTCACGGAAGAAGGCGTCTTACGGGACGCTGAGAAATTGTACGGGACTTATCATGACCTTCAGGTCTATGCGATGTTACGACGGGACTGGACGAAAACGCAGGAGGTGGCAGCATGCGCATTGAGCAAATGAGTCAAGCGACGTATGACGCTTACTTACCGATCGCAATCAAAGAGTACGCGACGGATAAGTGTCGCGCCGGTACGTGGTCAGAGAACGAGTCGCTGGAGAAGGCGACAGGAGAGTTCGCTTCGCTGTTGCCAGAAGGTTTAGAGACGAAAGATCATTATTTATTTACGTTTCGCGACGAGACAGGTAGTGATGTCGGAATGGTCTGGGTCCATGTGACAAAGGGACCGCTTGGACGTGAAGCGTTCATCTTCGACGTCAAGATTACGTCTGATAAACAAAACCAAGGCTACGGCAAGGAAGCACTCCGCTTGCTCGAAGTGATGTTAAAGCGGATGAACGTCAAGAAGATTTCTTTACACGTCTTCGCCCATAACGAACGAGCGATTCATGTGTATCACTCGCTTGGCTACGAGACGACGGATTATCATATGTCGAAACGTCTCGATGACAGCCATTAAAAAGCTTCCTCTTGCGCAAGCAGGAGGAAGCTTTTTCGTTTAACGCCACGTCTGTAATGTATTCGCGAACTGGATGTTCGTCTCCAGTTCTCCCGTGATCTCGCTTGCTGTAAAGTCATTGCCAGCGAGCCAGTCGGAAAAGTCGAACGTGACCGGTTCTTGATCACCACCGAGCGCGAACCAGACCTTCAACTCTTCCGGGAAGTAGGCAGACGTATGAATCGTTCCCGCCCACTGGGCATATAAATCAGCGAAGACGCCTTTATCGGTATCGTTGAGTAGTCGGAAAGCGGACTCCGCATCTTGAATCATGTGTTGATGGGTCTTCAACTCCATCATCCGACGTTTCGAGTCATCCAGATGATAGCGGTTTTCGTGTTGCAGCAAATCGAAGTGATTGGTGCACATGTTCGATTCCCGCACTTGGACGTCGCGTGCCGTCGCCTCGATGACGAACGAACGCGCCGATTTATCGTGGACGACATACGTGAACGATCCGCGATGCGGAATCTCCTTGACGAGTGAGATCGCGTCGTCGACCGACGTGCACATCTCGAGGATGATCCGCCCGATCATGAAACTGACGAACCCATCGCCCGGACGCCGACGATTGATGAAGTTATAGCCCATCGCAAGCCCATGTTCATTCATCCCGTCCATCCGACCGGTCACCCGTGAAGCGGGACCGATAATTGCTGATCCGCCATCATTCGGTTGAAAGACGGAAAATCGCCCATCGTACGTCATCGGATGATAGTCGTAATTGCGGACGAGGAAATTATCACCGGTCATGATCGAACAACCACTTTTCGGTCCTTCGACCCGGTAGTGCCCAAAATGCAGTAACGTATCCGGCAGAGAAAGTTCAAGTTCGTCTTGAAGTCCGAGTAGCTCGTCCCAAATATGCGGGGCGTACCGGAGAAACATCTCCTTCGTCTCGACCGGATCGACTTGAAAGCGCGGAACACGGATTTTCCAGTTGTCCTCCCGGTTATGGAGCAACTGGTTTCGTTTGACGTAACGCCCTTGTTCGCGACCGAACTCATAATGACTGCCGCGGAATTGCGTGATCTCATTGGCTACACGTTGCATACGATTCATCCTTTCTTCAACTGCTGTATGCTGATTATATCGAACGTGAGGGAGAAAGTCGTACGGCAAGTCTTTACCAAAGCACATCTAAAGTATGGGAATATTGAAAAAATAGTCAACTTTTTCATTCTTAAACCGATAACAAAAACGGGAGGGGATGGAATGAAACATATGTCAGTCAGACGGAAGATACAAGCTTTGATCGCAACAGCCGTCGTTGCGATGCTTTTGATTGCGGGAGCAGGACTCTATTTCTTGAATCAGATGTCGAATGCTTCCCGAGCGATGTATCAGCAAAACTTAATACCGATCCAGGAAGTAGCTCAAATCCGAATCGATACACGCGCGCTCGATTCTTTTTTAGTCGAGATGATGTTAACGAAGGACGAGACGCGGGTCACGGAACTGCAAGCTGAGATCGATACGCGTCAGGCGCAGATTCGTTCGTCGGTCACGAAGGTCGAAAAAACAGGGCATTTCGATGCCAAAGAAAAGAAATAGCTTGAAGAATTAAAGGATAACGTCCTCGCCTATGATAATTCGATGACGATCGTCCAGGATGCGGCGACGCGCAACGAGACCGAAGAAGCCTATACGGCGTATACGCAAGGTCTGGAACAAGTCCGGGATAACGTCGCGGATTCTGCGAAGTCGTTGATGGCTTCGATGACGAAGCAAGCGAAAGCGTTAGACGCTCAGAATCAAGCTGAAAAACAAACGGCCTTTTACTTAATGCTCGGCATTTTTTTCTCGCGGTTCTCTTGTTTGCAGGACTTGCGATGTACATTACACGTCTCATCACTCGTCCGATTCGTCAATTGCAGGGATGGATGGATCAATCGGGGAACGGGGACTTGACCGTCCGTGGAACATACGACTCCAAAGACGAACTTGGACAGTTGACGACGTCTTTCAACGAGATGATTGCCTCACAGCAACAAGTCGTACTTGAACTAACCGGTACGGCTGACCGTGTCGCTGTCGCATCGGACGAGTTAAGCGTTAATGCGGAATCGACGACGAAAGCTACGGAAATGGTCGCCGTGACGATGGAAGAGATGGCAAGCGGTGCAAGTCAACAATTGCATCAAGTATCCGACGCCTCACGGACGATTGAAGAGTTGACGACGTCGGTTCGTTACGTCGCCGGCAATGCCCAACAAATGACTGAGCGTACAGCGGATGCGATGGAAAAAGTCGAACTCGGTGGTCAAGTCGTCGGAACACTCGGCACCCAAATGGGACGGATTCAAGAAGACGTCTCTCGTCTGAGCCAAGTCATTGATGGTCTTGGTAACCGATCGCAGGAAATCGGACAAATCACGGATTCGATCAAAGGTGTCGCGGCGCAGACGAACTTACTTGCGTTAAACGCAGCAATCGAAGCGGCGCGTGCTGGCGAACAAGGACGCGGATTTGCCGTCGTCGCAGCGGAAGTCAAGACGCTCGCGGAGCAGTCAGCGGTCTCGGCAAAACAGATCGAGTTGTTGATTCGGGTCATTCAACAAGAGACGGAAGCATCGGTCGCCTCGATGGAGAAAGTCTCAACCGAGATGACGAGTGGAATTGCCGTTGTCGATCAAGCCGGTGCCTCATTCTCAGAAATCGAGACAGCCATCACCGACGTGACAGGGCACGTCGAAGAAGTGTCCGGTGCCGTACAAGAAATGGCGGCAGCGAGTGAGCAGATCGCCTCCGTCATGCGAACAATTCAAGCGGTGACGGAAGGAACGGCTGCCGGAACCCAAAACATCTCCGCGTCGACCGAGGAGCAGATGGCGTCGATGGAAGAAATTTCGTCTGCGTCTCAGTCGCTTGCGACGATGGCGGATGATTTAAAACAAGTCACAGGCAGGTTT
This region of Exiguobacterium acetylicum DSM 20416 genomic DNA includes:
- a CDS encoding VOC family protein: MKIEHIALWVANLDAMRQFYETHFDATAGERYHNPAKGFTSYFLTFSSGARLELMQRTDITERTTHALGYAHFAFSLGSKQAVDDWTTRLRNAGIQHLDGPRTTGDGYYESTVADPEGNVIELTV
- a CDS encoding MFS transporter, which translates into the protein MTRLLLPLIYLAFISLGLPDALLGTAWPVMRLDLDAPLDMAGWLFMTIAAGTIVSSLFSGRLIERYSTGPITAASAGLTALALMGFFVAPSLIWLFVLAIPLGLGAGVVDAALNHFVATHYQAHHMNWLHCFWGIGATAGPLIMAGVLLDSGWRMGYLVVGALQLVLMIVLIVSLPLWKRAPKHVSEQVQTVSTSTGKPRGLTAALAAFCFYCGAEAVVGLWGSSYLVQVRSFSVTSAATWISVYYGSITAGRFISGFLSLRWSNRRLIRVGQWTALVGAVCFILAPAAWIPLGFVLVGLGLAPIYPAMLHETPVRFGEAAAQRLMGVQMAFAYTGSTFMPPLFGWLATSYSLSLFHWFTISLIFLMLVATEGLNRMLFRQRLAKAS
- a CDS encoding ROK family protein translates to MTELISRTRHAFLVEHLDTIPAIRHVLDVSFPTASKQIDQMIAAREIEETPLELVRGGRPAKRYRYRTDHFLGLALYLERTYLQYRIHDVGGHVIKTDRLNFDSSDHASVLLKTLTTSLNDHPHIQTLAIGVAGAVDTTGTILFAPDYPTLDGRPLQQELAERFGRPVIVENDMNAAVIASAQENESTVYMYLGTNGPGSGVAVSGQVVRGAHHFAGEISFIPFDDKRNVGQILAASSPYSDDWYEALCRIILSFSVTLNPNVILFTASDVSDDGLARLTDRCAKRFPLDKLPQLRKGDWETDYLDGLMQLSIQSFIEQIPLGGLTR
- a CDS encoding methyl-accepting chemotaxis protein, giving the protein MTTQLSTELGSQDILASLRDNVAMIRFDRQRRVVDVNGLFAKTMKYKREEMIGMQHHLFCTTEFAMSDSYQAFWQKLFSGFSTADKIERIDAHGQSIWLEATYMPIYDGTEVTGVLKIASDITNRQQTIQKFATSFDAIASDLNTRSTHGERESIALRKTIEQMAETTRDNHQKIERLQRQAQDITQVTETIKTIASQTNLLSLNASIEAARAGEHGKGFNVVATEVRNLSKLVEQAVVDVRQTTQRMNDELQRIARAMTQATTDAQASVTVVAETVDRFHDVQSAASTLTETARDFTKAI
- a CDS encoding GNAT family N-acetyltransferase, giving the protein MNIRTARPDDFQALIPLFQQIHDQHVALRPDHYRPHEMPVPEDLFLTQLENPDYALLVAEQDGLAGVIVLKEDIVEGSGFVFDKHYLRVISLVVADTHQKQGVGKRLMQAAYAHAETIGCDKIELGVDDANQEAIAFYEALGMAVRSRRMEWNVTPSRETTT
- a CDS encoding GNAT family N-acetyltransferase, with product MFRLQVSDHVALQLIERHHAEGLFALVDANRAHLREWLGWVDGATEASTYQEIVIPAWLQQFADGNGFTCGIYLEDELVGTISLHEINRHLGQTSIGYYLGEKGLRKGVMTDVVRFVTNYCFETLGLNRVVIECATGNVRSRRIPERLGFTEEGVLRDAEKLYGTYHDLQVYAMLRRDWTKTQEVAACALSK
- a CDS encoding GNAT family N-acetyltransferase, translating into MRIEQMSQATYDAYLPIAIKEYATDKCRAGTWSENESLEKATGEFASLLPEGLETKDHYLFTFRDETGSDVGMVWVHVTKGPLGREAFIFDVKITSDKQNQGYGKEALRLLEVMLKRMNVKKISLHVFAHNERAIHVYHSLGYETTDYHMSKRLDDSH
- a CDS encoding C45 family autoproteolytic acyltransferase/hydolase — translated: MQRVANEITQFRGSHYEFGREQGRYVKRNQLLHNREDNWKIRVPRFQVDPVETKEMFLRYAPHIWDELLGLQDELELSLPDTLLHFGHYRVEGPKSGCSIMTGDNFLVRNYDYHPMTYDGRFSVFQPNDGGSAIIGPASRVTGRMDGMNEHGLAMGYNFINRRRPGDGFVSFMIGRIILEMCTSVDDAISLVKEIPHRGSFTYVVHDKSARSFVIEATARDVQVRESNMCTNHFDLLQHENRYHLDDSKRRMMELKTHQHMIQDAESAFRLLNDTDKGVFADLYAQWAGTIHTSAYFPEELKVWFALGGDQEPVTFDFSDWLAGNDFTASEITGELETNIQFANTLQTWR
- a CDS encoding methyl-accepting chemotaxis protein; this translates as MYITRLITRPIRQLQGWMDQSGNGDLTVRGTYDSKDELGQLTTSFNEMIASQQQVVLELTGTADRVAVASDELSVNAESTTKATEMVAVTMEEMASGASQQLHQVSDASRTIEELTTSVRYVAGNAQQMTERTADAMEKVELGGQVVGTLGTQMGRIQEDVSRLSQVIDGLGNRSQEIGQITDSIKGVAAQTNLLALNAAIEAARAGEQGRGFAVVAAEVKTLAEQSAVSAKQIELLIRVIQQETEASVASMEKVSTEMTSGIAVVDQAGASFSEIETAITDVTGHVEEVSGAVQEMAAASEQIASVMRTIQAVTEGTAAGTQNISASTEEQMASMEEISSASQSLATMADDLKQVTGRFTV